The following are encoded together in the Aciduricibacillus chroicocephali genome:
- a CDS encoding Na+/H+ antiporter subunit D has translation MSNLAVLPIVLPLAAAIILAFTHKKIGLSRILARIFSIIYAGFASVLLWRVLTTGSVILELGGWKAPYGIVLVADKLSVLLICTTAIVVIACTFASGFVGKQMEYHYFHAFFYFLITGISGAFLTGDLFNLFVFFEVLLMASYALITLGGKRVQLRESMKYMLINLFSSVLFVTAISFLYSVVGTVNMAQIAERVQDVQQTGILTTIAVLLFFVFATKAALFPLYYWMPNPYITPNPVISALFGALLTKVGIYSILRVFSLIFIYRMDLTHTAFIWIAGLSMLFGIAGALSTHNVKLIIAYNIIPAIGFILLGIGVFNGDSLTGSVYYLTHDMLIKTALFLIVGAIVYVTGTSDLRKMGGLIHTYPLLGWLLFIAAFVLAGIPPFSGFISKLLLLKGAFKNGDTVIIIVSLLTSLLILYSVMRIFIQGFWGEKKDYGPKKKTAFLTGPVILLLAGSIALGIGAELFLPYMQSISDYLLNPSDYINSVLKE, from the coding sequence ATGAGTAACCTGGCCGTACTGCCAATTGTTCTGCCGCTCGCTGCGGCAATCATACTGGCTTTTACCCATAAAAAAATCGGACTTTCCCGCATACTGGCACGAATCTTCTCTATAATCTATGCAGGATTTGCTAGTGTGCTTTTATGGAGAGTGCTTACTACTGGAAGTGTCATATTGGAATTGGGCGGCTGGAAAGCACCATACGGTATCGTATTGGTAGCTGACAAACTGTCTGTCCTGCTCATTTGTACGACAGCCATTGTAGTAATCGCCTGTACTTTCGCATCAGGCTTTGTCGGCAAGCAGATGGAATATCATTATTTCCATGCTTTTTTCTACTTTTTAATCACGGGGATTTCAGGAGCTTTTCTAACAGGCGATCTGTTTAACCTGTTTGTATTCTTTGAAGTACTGCTCATGGCCTCTTATGCTCTAATCACACTTGGAGGAAAACGTGTGCAGCTCCGTGAATCGATGAAGTATATGCTGATCAACCTGTTCTCTTCTGTCTTATTCGTAACAGCGATATCGTTCCTATATTCCGTTGTAGGAACGGTGAATATGGCTCAAATTGCAGAACGTGTTCAAGATGTTCAGCAAACAGGTATACTAACGACGATTGCAGTTCTGCTATTCTTCGTTTTCGCGACAAAAGCAGCACTGTTTCCGCTTTATTACTGGATGCCGAATCCTTACATTACGCCGAATCCGGTCATTTCTGCCTTATTTGGCGCTCTGCTTACAAAAGTCGGTATCTACTCTATACTGCGAGTCTTTTCCCTAATCTTTATTTACAGAATGGATCTGACTCACACAGCATTTATTTGGATTGCGGGGCTTTCCATGCTGTTCGGCATCGCAGGTGCATTGTCCACGCATAACGTAAAATTGATCATCGCCTACAATATTATTCCGGCGATCGGTTTTATACTCCTTGGTATCGGAGTATTCAACGGTGACAGCCTGACTGGTTCTGTTTATTATCTGACTCATGACATGCTGATAAAGACAGCACTGTTCTTAATAGTCGGAGCGATTGTTTATGTTACCGGGACGTCCGACCTTCGTAAAATGGGCGGACTTATCCATACATATCCGCTCCTTGGCTGGCTGCTCTTCATAGCTGCCTTTGTCCTTGCTGGCATTCCGCCATTTAGCGGGTTCATCAGCAAATTGCTGCTGCTTAAAGGAGCTTTTAAAAATGGTGACACGGTCATAATCATCGTCTCCCTTTTAACAAGCCTGCTTATTCTATATTCAGTCATGCGAATCTTCATCCAAGGATTCTGGGGCGAGAAGAAAGATTACGGTCCTAAAAAGAAAACAGCCTTTCTCACAGGGCCTGTCATCCTGCTTCTAGCTGGTTCAATTGCACTCGGAATCGGTGCTGAACTATTCTTGCCGTATATGCAAAGCATTTCAGATTATCTGTTGAATCCAAGTGACTATATCAATTCTGTGTTAAAGGAGTAG
- a CDS encoding Na+/H+ antiporter subunit E encodes MPFQIIIHLIIAFMWMLLNESYTGSSFIAGYLIGAVLLFLMRRFLPGSFYLRRLFMVLGLIILFIKELILSNIDIVKLVYKPRLKGKVEPGIFAYPTELKKEWEIALLANLITLTPGTLSVALSDDHSIIYIHAMHIDTEEEAIQSIKNTFEKAILEVTR; translated from the coding sequence ATGCCGTTTCAAATTATCATCCATTTGATCATCGCTTTCATGTGGATGCTGCTCAATGAATCTTATACAGGATCGAGCTTCATTGCCGGTTATCTCATTGGCGCAGTGCTTCTCTTCCTGATGAGACGGTTCTTGCCGGGGTCCTTTTATTTACGGCGTCTCTTCATGGTTCTTGGGTTGATCATCCTGTTTATAAAGGAATTGATCTTATCCAACATCGACATTGTAAAGCTCGTATACAAACCGAGACTGAAAGGAAAAGTCGAACCTGGTATTTTCGCCTACCCGACCGAGTTAAAAAAAGAATGGGAAATTGCCTTACTGGCGAACCTCATTACATTAACTCCTGGTACACTGTCAGTTGCACTCTCAGATGACCACTCAATCATCTATATACATGCAATGCATATCGATACCGAGGAAGAAGCAATTCAATCTATTAAAAACACGTTTGAAAAAGCAATTTTGGAGGTGACACGATGA
- a CDS encoding Na(+)/H(+) antiporter subunit F1 yields the protein MNDLLLLTEKVMHIAVSISVIGISISLLLLLYRVMIGPTNPDRAVGLDLIGINLMGIAALAAIMLASDKLNDVILLIGILSFIGTVGISKYLEKGVLIDRDFD from the coding sequence ATGAACGATTTACTTCTGCTCACCGAAAAAGTTATGCATATAGCCGTCTCCATCAGTGTTATCGGAATTTCAATCTCATTGCTGTTGCTCCTTTACAGAGTGATGATTGGACCGACAAATCCAGACAGAGCAGTCGGTCTTGATCTGATTGGAATTAATCTGATGGGAATTGCGGCTCTTGCGGCAATCATGCTTGCATCCGATAAATTGAACGACGTCATCTTGCTCATTGGAATCCTTTCCTTTATAGGAACTGTCGGGATTTCCAAATATCTTGAAAAGGGTGTTCTCATTGACAGAGACTTTGATTGA
- the mnhG gene encoding monovalent cation/H(+) antiporter subunit G, whose protein sequence is MFSLTETLIDIISNIATIVLLLSGTFFIISSSIGVLRFPDVFTRLHAATKASTLGIASVLVGTFIYLYAEYHVVSGKLILAILFIFLTNPVSGHMLSRAAHGRGIKPIIHNRKDAYEDAIKKSE, encoded by the coding sequence GTGTTCTCATTGACAGAGACTTTGATTGATATCATCTCCAACATCGCTACAATCGTGCTTCTGCTCAGCGGAACCTTTTTCATAATCTCAAGTTCAATCGGTGTATTGCGTTTCCCCGATGTGTTCACAAGGCTCCATGCAGCTACGAAAGCATCAACACTTGGCATTGCCAGTGTACTGGTCGGCACCTTCATCTATCTCTATGCAGAGTACCATGTCGTGAGCGGGAAGCTCATCTTGGCCATACTGTTCATTTTTCTGACGAATCCAGTATCCGGTCATATGCTTTCACGCGCAGCTCACGGGAGAGGCATCAAACCAATCATACACAACCGCAAAGATGCTTATGAAGATGCCATTAAAAAATCCGAATAG